In Erigeron canadensis isolate Cc75 chromosome 1, C_canadensis_v1, whole genome shotgun sequence, a single window of DNA contains:
- the LOC122611158 gene encoding glycosyl hydrolase 5 family protein-like has product MITTFRSSIIILVLFLILPLLLVLLATSVVRHDHHHHTDVVVDRLSLSTNSRWIVDDQNNGKRVKLSCLNWVSHLDTAVAEGLSKQPLDVISKKILDMGFNCVRLTYPLYLFTNETLGSMTVRQSMLVLGLSGSITGVQVNNPSIIDLSLINAFQEVVSNLNKNNVMIILDNHLSKPGWCCNDNDGNGFFGDLYFDAEVWIKGVTRVATMFRSYTNVVGLSLRNELRGRRQDVKTWYKYMQKCAESVHQANPNVLVILSGLNYDLDLSFLKSNPISLSFNKKLVFEIHWYGFSDGNDWIMGNSNEVCGRVIDSMTNRATFLLDQGYPLFISEWGVDQSGTNENDNRYLNCFLGWAAEHDLDWALWTIVGSYYYREGVAGWDESYGVLNWNWKEPRNSSFLEKISPLQSPFQGPDLYIVGQHKIIFHPATGLCVQSQTLTLGPCYNAEAWEYTSQNTLGVKDTNYCLQAIGVGMPVKVNVMCAGVSTRWEAISASKMHLASRINNGTIVCLDIDSRNTIVTNTCKCLTKDLCDPASQWFKIIDSTSSVGIQNLSI; this is encoded by the exons ATGATAACAACGTTCCGATCATCTATCATCATCTTAGTACTATTCCTCATCCTCCCTCTCCTCCTCGTCCTCCTTGCGACCAGCGTCGTCCGCCACGATCACCACCATCACACAGACGTTGTCGTTGATCGTCTCTCGCTCTCAACAAACTCACGTTGGATTGTAGATGATCAAAACAATGGTAAGAGAGTGAAGCTATCATGTTTAAATTGGGTTAGCCATCTTGATACCGCGGTAGCCGAAGGGCTAAGCAAACAACCTTTGGATGTGATATCAAAGAAAATACTTGACATGGGGTTTAATTGTGTGAGACTCACGTATCctttatatttgtttacaaaTGAGACTTTGGGTTCCATGACTGTAAGACAGTCGATGTTGGTGTTAGGATTGTCGGGATCCATAACCGGAGTTCAAGTCAACAACCCCTCTATCATTGACCTTTCTCTTATCAATGCTTTCCAG GAAGTTGTTTCCAACCTCAACAAAAACAATGTTATGATAATACTAGATAATCATTTAAGCAAGCCTGGTTGGTGTTGTAACGACAATGACGGTAATGGTTTTTTTGGTGACCTCTACTTCGATGCTGAAGTTTGGATTAAAGGCGTCACTCGAGTTGCCACCATGTTTAGAAGTTATACCAATGTGGTTGGTTTGAGCTTGAGGAATGAGCTTCGTGGGCGTAGACAAGACGTCAAGACTTGGTACAA GTACATGCAAAAATGTGCAGAATCGGTTCATCAAGCAAACCCAAATGTGTTAGTGATTCTCTCGGGTTTGAATTATGACCTAGATTTGTCTTTTCTTAAAAGTAACCCTATCAGCTTatcttttaacaaaaagttgGTCTTCGAGATTCACTGGTATGGTTTCTCAGATGGCAACGATTGGATCATGGGTAACTCGAACGAAGTATGTGGGCGGGTAATTGACTCGATGACAAACAGAGCAACGTTTTTGTTAGACCAAGGCTATCCGTTGTTTATAAGTGAGTGGGGAGTAGATCAAAGTGGTACAAATGAGAATGACAATAGGTATTTGAATTGTTTCTTGGGTTGGGCCGCTGAACATGATCTTGATTGGGCCTTGTGGACTATTGTTGGGAGTTATTATTATAGAGAAGGTGTGGCTGGGTGGGATGAGTCTTATGGGGTCTTGAATTGGAATTGGAAAGAGCCAAGGAATTCAAGTTTTTTGGAGAAGATTTCACCCCTTCAATCTCCTTTTCAAG GACCAGACTTATATATCGTTGGCCAACATAAAATCATCTTTCATCCAGCAACAGGGCTTTGTGTACAAAGCCAAACATTGACTTTGGGTCCATGTTATAATGCGGAGGCATGGGAATATACTTCACAAAACACGTTGGGCGTGAAAGATACAAACTATTGCTTACAAGCCATTGGGGTGGGGATGCCAGTGAAAGTAAATGTCATGTGTGCAGGAGTTTCAACAAGATGGGAAGCAATATCAGCCTCTAAAATGCACCTTGCATCAAGGATTAACAATGGAACTATTGTTTGCCTTGACATTGACTCTAGAAACACTATTGTTACCAATACTTGTAAATGCTTAACTAAAGATTTGTGTGATCCTGCTTCCCAATGGTTCAAAATCATTGATAGCACAAGTTCCGTTGGTATCCAAAATCTTTCAATTTGA
- the LOC122585531 gene encoding origin of replication complex subunit 3-like, producing MAEVVVAAVVTVMGATMVANPFYVLHKASTCQQHVTKSVGKRSRKVKVNLSASLATSDEDDVSDDRVNEITRMKNFHEAWVKIESTIKDVLHNNNADVFNEIDSWVHKSFDTICSIGRPDANKATCAYPIVTDVTAKQIFTALVVMNNMEFVDDLQTFADLGIHLDSHGCHVANLSSVDFLAKNGIGGCLRSLSRQILKDSIDSADISILASWYMEQENSTRPVVVIIEDMDRCSGPVLSDFILMLSEWVIKIPIILILGVATTVDAPKSILSSKAVQHLFPSKFLLGSPADRLDAIINAVLVKPCSGFLVGHKVAGFLRNCFLRQDGTLTSLVRAVKMALVQHFLTEPLSFTVKSFIDEEETQCGKPEAWPKKALELPSCIRLSEPKSEVMLDGPSKMKEVLNLWSCVVLCLHEAGKNQKTTLLDLYHEALDPKLYNLRHSDSLESKPDTQRPSQNHGMDGQSIKLHKGGLIGHTIRQVRDLRPAALIQLFEKWSKQTNGVNEIHEKVKELQLQETSEDDNLKEPPSRSRRQTIRSVRNLDKSTKALNEKAAASISTMTRDYMHPIECIPFHEIICFKNADKLQTALFGDPRRRIQLDILDSHSLLNCSCCSKNDNPSISSSMHDTTLMYTLAQEHGDLINLHDWYQSFRAIIFQRTVKERNRSKVSPSPKKRKTMAEPQNIKEASVQARFCRAVTELQITGLLRMPSKRRPDYVQRVAFGL from the exons atggcggaggtggtggtggcggcagtGGTGACGGTGATGGGGGCGACAATGGTGGCGAAT CCATTTTATGTGCTTCATAAAGCATCTACTTGTCAACAACATGTTACAAAATCTGTTGGAAAGAGGAGTAGAAAAGTTAAGGTTAATTTATCGGCATCATTGGCTACTagtgatgaagatgatgttTCCGATGATCGAGTGAACGAGATTACGAGAATGAAAAATTTTCATGAGGCGTGGGTGAAAATTGAGTCGACCATTAAG GATGTTTTGCATAACAACAATGCTGATGTATTCAATGAGATAGATAGTTGGGTGCACAAATCATTTGATACAATCTGTTCGATTGGCAGGCCCGATGCGAACAAAGCTACTTGTGCATACCCTATTGTAACTGATGTTACAGCTAAACAAATTTTCACTGCCCTAGTTGTAATGA ACAACATGGAATTTGTCGATGATCTTCAAACGTTTGCGGATCTAGGTATACATTTGGATTCACATGGTTGCCATGTGGCTAACCTCTCATCAGTGGATTTCTTAGCCAAGAATGGCATAGGTGGCTGTTTGAGAAGTCTATCAAGGCAGATCTTAAAGGATAGCATTGAT TCAGCTGACATATCTATCTTAGCATCTTGGTACATGGAGCAAGAGAACTCTACACGTCCAGTGGTTGTTATAATCGAAGATATGGATAGGTGCAGTGGACCTGTACTTTCTGATTTCATACTCATGTTGAG TGAATGGGTGATAAAGATCCCAATAATCTTAATACTGGGGGTTGCAACGACTGTTGATGCCCCAAAAAGCATTCTCTCTTCCAAAGCAGTTCAACACCTTTTTCCTTCCAAGTTCTTATTGGGATCTCCAGCTGATAGATTGGATGCCATCATTAATGCAGTCCTTGTAAAACCATGCTCTGGGTTTTTAGTTGGCCACAAGGTTGCAGGTTTCTTGAGAAATTGTTTTTTGAGACAGGATGGAACATTGACTTCTTTAGTTAGAGCTGTAAAG ATGGCACTTGTCCAGCATTTTCTTACGGAGCCTTTAAGCTTCACAGTGAAAAGCTTTATTGATGAAGAG GAAACACAGTGTGGGAAACCAGAGGCATGGCCCAAGAAAGCCCTTGAGCTTCCATCTTGTATAAG ACTTTCTGAACCAAAAAGTGAAGTTATGTTAGATGGACCGTCAAAAATGAAGGAAGTATTGAACTTGTGGAGCTGTGTGGTTTTG TGTTTGCATGAAGCGGGAAAGAATCAGAAAACCACCCTCTTAGACTTGTATCACGAAGCATTGGATCCAAAGCTTTACAACCTGAGGCATTCTGATAGTTTAGAGTCGAAACCTGATACTCAAAGACCTTCACAGAACCATGGTATGGATGGCCAATCAATTAAACTGCATAAGGGTGGTTTAATTGGCCACACAATTCGCCAGGTAAG GGACCTGCGGCCTGCTGCTTTGATTCAGTTGTTTGAGAAGTGGAGTAAACAAACAAATGGTGTCAATGAG ATCCATGAGAAAGTAAAGGAGCTTCAGTTGCAAGAGACCTCGGAGGACGATAACCTGAAAGAACCGCCAAGCAGATCCAG GAGACAAACAATTCGGAGCGTACGAAATTTAGACAAAAGTACCAAAGCATTAAATGAGAAAGCTGCTGCATCGATTAGTACCATGACAAG GGACTATATGCATCCCATTGAGTGCATTCCTTTTCATGAAATTATTTGCTTTAAGAATGCCGACAAACTGCAGACT GCATTATTTGGAGATCCTAGAAGAAGGATCCAACTTGATATACTGGATAGCCACAGCCTCTTGAATTGCAGTTGCTGCAGCAAAAATGACAATCcttcaatttcatcatcaatgcatGATACAACACTAAT GTATACCCTAGCTCAGGAGCATGGTGACCTTATCAATCTACATGACTGGTATCAGTCTTTCAGAGCTATCATTTTTCAGCGAACTGTAAAAGAAAGGAACAGGTCAAAGGTTTCACCATCTcccaagaaaagaaaaactatgGCTGAACCTCAAAATATAAAAGAGGCCTCCGTTCA AGCACGATTTTGCAGGGCAGTAACAGAACTCCAAATTACAGGACTACTTCGGATGCCTAGCAAGAGGCGCCCTGATTATGTACAGAGGGTGGCCTTTGGACTCTGA
- the LOC122609479 gene encoding protein GLE1, producing MGGVRLELRCPQRVGNIVVDPQIDWSFDDLLSELNTIDSKLQASSLVASHLTKAHSSKIYDFGYAEKTRKAFIMHVSDDESDDDDVETNSRHVVTGNRFAFEEIYLSDGVDSDREPTRGAEWSLMDKGGVVEGALIELSHEHQLSVAEEIRTTISAFGTDLTNEKEKLTNALSRAEKIKEARRELDRKRDLQYQRQIAEELDNHLTDVQRHHEYKSQIEEKKIRDDAAIEEAKRKQLAVQEEKIRQEKLKAEEAKRQAEKKKDEEVKRAALEAERAAKEAADAVLAESEKKAADVAASQANVVKGAESALKLEERRLQMYNEVVGENFTSEMDSNNEYRKQASKMARFIKTITGTKENVRVKADELRKLMNSTCPQSANSGIFAHKIVSLCTCANNDAVLYAYGHVIVMVTSQVPIALEILIAKLNKECIFTVPKYLAYSEKVFESRDAHLRAIGYQEDDGKLENTDTYLERLTSHVKLYGALIQTEVNGIQNPHGIEEGWKWLARLLNALPANLYTIVALEAFIQVAGFALYKRYKNQFKKLLNIISCDFLQALKDREDPKIKKVLMSLETYLQSNQFLVEPVGWRLQDTLLSHNFTVSESDHHQQYENPSRGYQQQYNYNSPNRYVYKR from the exons AT gGGAGGTGTACGGTTGGAACTACGATGTCCTCAACGTGTTGGCAATATTGTAGTTGATCCACAGATTGACTGGAGTTTTGATGACCTCCTATCGGAGCTTAATACCATAGATAGCAAACTTCAAGCATCCTCCTTGGTCGCTTCACATTTAACCAAGGCACATTCAAG CAagatttatgattttggttaTGCTGAAAAAACCCGGAAAGCCTTTATTATGCATGTATCggatgatgaaagtgatgacGATGATGTTGAGACTAATAGCAGACATGTGGTCACGGGTAATCGTTTTGCTTTCGAGGAAATCTATTTGAG TGATGGTGTAGATTCTGATAGAGAGCCAACTAGAGGGGCCGAATGGTCTTTGATGGATAAAGGGGGAGTTGTTGAAGGTGCATTAATTGAGCTAAGTCATGAACACCAACTTAGTGTTGCG GAAGAGATAAGAACCACAATATCTGCATTTGGAACTGATCTTACAAATGAAAAAGAGAAACTTACCAATGCTCTTTCCCGGGCTGAAAAAATCAAGGAGGCACGGCGCGAGTTGGATAGAAAACGTGATTTGCAATATCAACGCCAAAT TGCAGAAGAACTTGATAATCATTTGACGGATGTTCAAAGGCACCATGAATACAAATCTCagattgaagaaaaaaagataagagACGATGCTGCAATTGAAGAGGCCAAGAGAAAGCAACTAGCTGTTCAGGAAGAAAAAATCCGTCAAGAAAAACTGAAAGCTGAAGAG GCAAAACGTCAAgctgaaaaaaagaaagatgaagaagTAAAACGTGCAGCGCTGGAAGCTGAAAGAGCAGCAAAAGAAGCAGCTGATGCGGTGCTTGCAGAAAGTGAAAAAAAGGCGGCTGATGTGGCTGCTTCCCAAG CAAACGTAGTCAAGGGTGCCGAGAGTGCTTTAAAACTGGAGGAAAGAAGGTTACAAATGTACAATGAAGTGGTAGGAGAAAATTTTACATCGGAAATGGATTCTAATAAT GAATATCGTAAGCAAGCTTCCAAAATGGCTAGATTTATCAAAACCATAACAGGGACAAAAGAGAACGTGAG AGTAAAAGCAGATGAACTAAGGAAACTCATGAATTCAACATGTCCACAATCAGCCAATAGCGGAATTTTCGCACATAAA ATTGTTTCTTTATGCACATGTGCAAATAATGATGCTGTCCTGTATGCTTATGGACATGTAATTGTTATGGTTACTTCCCAG GTTCCCATTGCCTTGGAAATTCTTATTGCCAAATTAAACAAAGAATGCATCTTCACAGTTCCAAAGTATCTAGCTTACTCAGAG AAAGTGTTTGAATCAAGAGATGCTCACTTGAGAGCTATTGGTTACCAAGAAGATGATGGAAAGCTTGAAAATACTGATACTTATCTAGAAAGATTAACCTCACATGTGAAACTATATGGGGCACTAATTCAG ACTGAAGTTAATGGTATTCAAAATCCGCATGGAATTGAAGAGGGTTGGAAATGGCTTGCACGGTTGTTAAATGCTCTCCCAGCGAATTTATACACCATAGTTGCTCTTGAAGCTTTCATACAG GTGGCAGGGTTTGCTTTATACAAAAGATACAAAAACCAGTTTAAGAAGCTATTAAACATCATATCTTGCGACTTCCTTCAAGCACTCAAGGATAGAGAagatccaaaaataaaaaaagttttgatgAGTTTGGAGACCTACCTTCAATCTAACCAGTTTTTAGTAGAACCTGTAGGATGGCGGCTGCAGGATACTTTATTATCACACAATTTTACCGTCAGTGAATCCGATCATCATCAGCAGTATGAGAACCCATCCCGAGGGTATCAACAGCAATACAATTATAATTCACCCAATCGATACGTTTACAAGCGTTGA
- the LOC122584761 gene encoding myosin-10: MADGDENDAVLSDVDEEDSPPVPIVIGSGTASVAAEVERLAAEVERERQAREEVEKSKSELQVKLDRLKGWAHEMIKKKDEVSKSNEKLTADFDEVVKERDELLKEREEFGKKIEEIMKVKDSCRSEIENAAQMLVTGIDKISGKVSSYKNFMAGGLPRSQKYTGLPAVAYGVIKRTNEIVEELVRQIELTAKGRNEAREQMEQRNYEIAIEVSELEATIGGLRDEVGKKASVVEELEKSMEEKDGMVVALERELKEKQDLVSEYGDKLRVLESRMDSQRPLLVDQLSYVSKIHDRICCVIKIIDGDKKEQSDLSDSMFLPQETDLEENIRASLAGLETINELSVMVMEKTRDLVVERSREVKNLNESVTQLVKEKEHIGSLLRSALTRRMSADLSSKTNELFKVAENGLRESGINYEFSKHTGDEKVTGSSNKDGNVESEDDEIYTLAGALENIIKQSQLEIIELQHTVDELRAESSLLKEHVEAQAKELLQKKQQVEELEEKERVANENVEGLMMDIAAAEEEITRWKVAAQQEAAAGKAVEQEYIAQVSTIRQELEEAKQAVIESEKKLKFKEETAAAAMAARDAAESSLKLADTRASRLRERVEELTSQLEQLDSRKILSNRNRPRYMCWPWQLLGLDPIGPRQPDTHPSSSNEMELSEPLL, translated from the exons ATGGCGGATGGAGATGAAAACGACGCCGTTTTGAGTGACGTGGACGAAGAAGATAGTCCTCCGGTACCGATTGTGATCGGAAGTGGCACGGCGTCGGTGGCGGCGGAGGTGGAGAGGCTTGCGGCGGAGGTGGAGCGGGAACGGCAAGCGAGAGAGGAGGTCGAGAAGTCGAAATCGGAGTTGCAGGTGAAGCTTGATAGATTGAAAGGTTGGGCGCATGAGATGATTAAGAAGAAAGATGAAGTTTCGAAATCGAACGAGAAGTTGACGGCGGATTTCGATGAGGTTGTGAAGGAAAGAGATGAGTTATTGAAGGAAAGGGAGGAATTTGGGAAAAAAATAGAGGAAATAATGAAGGTTAAGGATTCGTGTAGGTCGGAAATCGAAAATGCTGCACAGATGTTGGTTACTGGAATTGATAAGATTTCGGGGAAGGTTAGTAGTTATAAGAATTTTATGGCTGGTGGATTGCCGAGGTCGCAGAAGTATACTGGATTGCCTGCAGTTGCGTATGGAGTGATTAAAAGGACGAATGAGATCGTTGAGGAGCTTGTTAGGCAGATTGAGTTGACTGCCAAGGGTAGAAATGAGGCTAGGGAGCAAATGGAACAACGGAATTATGAGATTGCGATTGAGGTGTCGGAGCTTGAAGCTACGATTGGTGGGCTTAGAGATGAGGTGGGGAAGAAAGCGTCTGTTGTTGAAGAGTTGGAAAAATCGATGGAGGAGAAAGATGGGATGGTTGTGGCATTGGAAAGGGAGTTGAAGGAGAAGCAGGATTTAGTGAGTGAGTATGGGGATAAGTTGAGGGTTTTGGAGTCACGGATGGATTCTCAAAGGCCATTACTTGTTGATCAGTTAAGTTATGTATCTAAGATTCATGATCGGATATGTTGTGTGATTAAGATAATTGACGGTGATAAGAAAGAGCAGTCGGATTTATCAGATTCTATGTTTCTTCCGCAAGAAACGGATCTGGAGGAGAATATTCGTGCTTCTTTAGCTGGGTTGGAGACAATTAATGAATTGAGTGTAATGGTTATGGAGAAAACAAGGGATTTGGTTGTCGAGAGAAGTCGTGAAGTTAAAAATCTGAACGAATCAGTCACTCAGTTAGTAAAGGAGAAAGAGCATATTGGGTCGTTACTCAGGAGTGCTTTGACAAGAAGAATGTCGGCTGATCTATCTTCAAAGACCAATGAGCTGTTTAAAGTAGCAGAGAATGGATTAAGAGAATCTGGGATAAATTATGAGTTTAGCAAGCATACAGGGGATGAAAAAGTTACAGGTTCGAGTAACAAGGATGGTAATGTGGAATCAGAGGATGATGAAATATATACTTTG GCTGGTGCTCTTGAAAACATCATAAAACAGTCTCAGCTTGAGATAATTGAACTGCAGCATACTGTTGATGAACTAAG GGCGGAGTCAAGTTTACTCAAGGAACATGTTGAAGCCCAAGCTAAGGAGCTTTTGCAAAAGAAACAACAGGTAGAGGAACTCGAAGAAAAGGAAAGAGTGGCTAATGAAAAC GTTGAAGGGCTTATGATGGACATTGCTGCAGCTGAAGAGGAGATCACAAGATGGAAAGTGGCTGCACAACAAGAAGCTGCAGCAGGCAAAGCTGTGGAACAAGAGTATATAGCACAG GTATCAACCATACGCCAAGAACTGGAAGAAGCAAAACAGGCTGTGATAGAATCAGAAAAAAAGCTGAAATTCAAAGAGGAAACTGCTGCGGCTGCCATGGCTGCTAGAGACGCAGCTGAGTCATCATTGAAATTGGCAGACACGAGGGCTAGTCGTTTGAGGGAAAGAGTGGAAGAGTTGACTAGTCAACTTGAACAACTCGACTCACGGAAAATCTTGAGCAACAGAAACCGGCCTCGATACATGTGCTGGCCTTGGCAATTGCTTGGTCTGGATCCTATAGGACCCCGCCAGCCAGACACACATCCAAGTAGTTCTAATGAAATGGAGCTTTCTGAACCTCTTCTCTAA